Sequence from the Magallana gigas chromosome 4, xbMagGiga1.1, whole genome shotgun sequence genome:
AAAAATATTATGAGAGATGTGTGGCATCTTTGGgaataaaattgtaaacatttcttatactggcttgtttctgcccaaatcttaccaaaattgatattaaaagataaaaaagcaataaatatgaggttCTACATGTTGTTTCGATGCAAATGATGCTTACAAGAACAGAATAATTCTTTCTAATGACTTAGAACTGCGCAGCTGCAGacttgaattcaaaatttaaaaatctgaaaaaatgaaGGAGGAGGCCATTAATATCCACTCTACAACCattcttgagagaaaaaatccAAGTTTGCTTATCAGATTTTTTACTTTGTCTCAAAATAGGGTACCCAATTCTAAAAATTGGTCTCAGAAACAATCAATTTTCAcgatatgtatttttttgtcTCTGTccattaatgttttatttttattgaaaaatatataatcagGTATTTATGCTTTTCTTTAAGACAATTTACTTAAATTTATACTTAGtacttaaaaaacaaacctGGAAATGGTATAGATATGTCTGTCATATTCAACACagtttgttttgaattgacaataattgtatttatgaaaattcaacATCGACACAGGGGTTCTAAGTATagactgtttgtttgtttgtttgtcgtTTTTAGGTTCTAAAATTAGATCACATTCCGATTGATAGAAAAAGGGTACATATGCACCTTATTTTGATACAAAGTTACATCTATAATGTCCAAAATTCAACCTCTTTTTCCTATCCAaaggttgtagagaggacatcAATAAACCTCTgtcataatttttaaagattattaacATCttcaaaagttattaaaaagaaTTGCTCTGTTCTTGAAATGTAAATTgcatacaaaaacaatacataGAACCTCATGTTCAttgcttttttatcttttggcaacagttttggtcagtttcTGGCGGAGACATGCATATTcaaaaaattttacatttttatcctCAAATTCACACGTTCGCTGCACATCCCTATTAAACAATTTAGATTAATAACTTTACCGATATCCTCAAGATGTTCGAAAGACGATGTTTGAAGCTTTAAAAGTACCCTGAGTCTGTAGACGACTGGGGATTTTACAAGTATTTATTTGTTTGCATagtgtaatttatttatttgtatagcTTTATTTTCGAGGTGACATCACTTGGGGTTTTTTCTTTCAACCAATGATGCAAAAAAGTGTGTGAATAACCATTCATTGACACTTGCGATGATACGATTGTAGAAATAACAGAATGGTCACTGAACCGTGAAATCTGGAGTTATTTGGTATCAgcaaaaatcgatttttttttaggtgGGAAATATGTACTATGAAAACTCATATTATTTTAAGCTTTTTTagaatgatatttttcaaaggAAGAAGTAAAAACTCTAGATAATACGTAAACATTTAAACCATCAAATAAGATTagctaatatttaaaaatcaataccCTTGCACTGGATATGCATACTTGCAATTTAAACATTCATTACCTACAGCGCAGTTTAAAACGTTCATGCCCATGCACATACGGAAATAAATATAGATAACAAATTTACAGCGGACATAACAGGTAATCGTATATTTTCAGTTGCTTGCAatctttaatttgaatttatcttatgttttaaatattcagTAAAGCGTTATTTTGTAATCCAAAACTTAGTTTTGAATGCTAAAGGAGAGAAATCTTGTGGTTTTGCTTTCGATATCGAAAGTTTTCTACTTAAAGATATTCAGCCAGGTTTTATAATGACTGCAAATTTTAAAGAGACATGTGAATCAATGCTTATTGATTGTTTAATAAATACAGAGAAAATTGTCCATGCTGTTTATTACTTCATTTCATTGCTTGAATTTAAGCATGCTAATATctaattgatatatttatttgacataaaacaaataaacttATATTACTTTAAAGCATACTTAGATATATAGTGATCTTTGGTTAATACGATTCATTGGATGCGATCATCTGATTGAACGCATCGGTCAGTTCCAAACTGGTTGTTATGATGTATCTGTAActgatgtaaaatataattaattttttgggATTGGGAAAAAGAATCATACACATATAAGAAAACagtttatagtacatgtactttttggTTTTTGTCCTTTGActtcatttgttttgtaattagACCAAAAAACATTGAACAACGACAGATCATATATAGCTTATCAAAGTTAGCAAAGCAACATTAGGGGTTGAAATCCGTTTATACAGATTGTAATAAgataatttgacaaaaaaatgttttccacAATGtcctttacatttttatagagacatcattaaaagaataacaaagaatatatatcatttttccTTTCACAAGGTATATCATGAAACTAGATCTACATATgcttttttcttaattcaatGGTGTTTCTGTAATTCAGTGacattttagtttaaataaactTCCTTCTTTGTCTATGCAGTGACAATAAATTACAGGTAAATGTCATTTTctattcataatatttttagaTATCATAGAGGACATGGATTGTAGTCAATATTACATCACTATTTGCCTGGTAATTTTATCCACACTGACTTCGTCGGTAAGCAATAAATGATACACGGAGATGGTTagagaaaactaaaaaaaaaaccgtgtACTTTAAAATTATGTATCTGTATATATTTGATCAAAGGACTATCAATTGATGATGAATATGCAGATTGtgtgtttattaaattttgcaaaaccTATCAAGAATTTAAACTAACCTGCAGAAAGTCCACATCTAGAGCATATTAACTTGAAAGACTTCTCTGTTACGTTCTGCGTCAGAAACCTTATTCCAAAATCGACTCCCTTTCCAGTTTCCAGTTAACTGAACGTGCTTTCATTTGTATCTCTTTATTTTGTCTATAaaggaataaataaatagataagtCTGCTTTGGTTACTTTACTGCCAGTGTGTAAAACTTTATTGTAGATCAATTTGCGTATTTGTTAAGTAAAAATCCCATTTCTTGCTTTGCTTTTTgtatgttcattattcataattaacTATAAAGCAGAAAGGCATTCTCCAACTAAATCAATTATGGTGCGTATAAACATGAAGCGTAATTTTAGAGTATAACATTTTTGtatgaatgatttaaaacagatatGTGTATAATTTAGAGATTAgtgaaaatatttctgaaacaCGTTATGTATCTGTAAATACTTATCATACAATGCATTAATCCTGattttttctcagaaaataTCATTCTTTGTAGATGTCCGAGTACgcattccaaatattttcagTTAAACATTGTCCTAGTAGTGAAGAAGGTTGGGGAATGGCATCCTCTCGATTAGGATGTAACAGTACACATGGATATCAGTGTGTTCCTAATAAACATCTGACTTCTCTCATTGAGTTTTGTTACCCAAGGGGTGTCAATATCCTGTTTGAAAAAGGTTTGaaacattcattttaatatgaCCTTTAAATTTGTTGAATGGGAttggttaaattaaaaaaaaattataagctAGTAGGACAGCATTTTAAGCCCATTCTATCAATTTCGATCCGTTTAATTTCAAATGGTTTTTTGAACTCAGGTTTTCTATATCGTTGAGGTTAATTTGAAAACATAACCATAATATGTTTTTGACATAATCAATTTCAGCTACAAAAAAGTGCATACCAAATTGCAATGTTCAGTAATATACTGCTAACATTAGATTATGTCACAAAAACGTTAACGAAatactatcatatatatagtaTACTTGATAATATTGTTAGGATGTCGAAAGCACGTGGAACTAAATATTGTTCTGAATAAAATAtagattgttttatatttattttaaatttgtatcatAGTGACGTAAAATCAAAAATCAAGCAATTGATCCAGTCAAATTAACAATGACATTCACTAGTTCACCAAATCTTACATAATCTGCAAAATCGTTCTCTAACTGAAAAAGGTATCACTGACCAAAGGTAATAGAAAGGCCGTGTGAGAGAATTGTCtggtaaatagataagaaaccgagatatatatatataatgtatatacatttacttcagataaataaaaaaaaaatcttatcaaaaaattcGAAATACCTAGtttgaaagaactatatatgataagactTAAAGTttgcccccataattcgccatttttttaagtgtttcgggtacaataaaatgttaactaattttttagaagagttgatataaaatatatttttcatctatttatttgatttatttgcactcgctggcagtatatgacgtcagaagtgacgccatttctataattcaatcaatattagcccaaaattgacatttttcttatctatttacgaatgggaaatatagagcgcatgcttaaaCAAGGAAATTTTTTGGTCACTaatagtcttggctagatacatctctgattaaaatattttatttgttcaagaatgcgctctatgttttcggaaagGAAAAACTGCTCGAAAACAAGCtgtttacgctaaaaatgcaaaaatggcgggaaaaggttgtctttacaatggcATATTTacaaattgtgggcacttgaatcaaagtgaatattatgtaaacacatcacatacatatctgtactaagaaaacaaagaatgatagtaaaatgatgtaTTCAtcttagggggccattttaggcccttatcatatatagtcctttaaagTGAACATTTTGGGTTATAGATGACAgtgtaaaaaaaacatgtctCCCAGAAACGGCatcattttatgaatttgaaCACCACCCTTTTTATTCGACATCAGTAATAGGGTTGTGTTGTATGCCTGTTCACCGTTATTATATTATTTGTCTTTATGAAGGGAATTGCCTAGAATTGGCTGATGATGGAATTCTAAATCATGTTCCTTGCAACAAAATGTTTGAGTTCGGGTGTCcagacaaattttatttaagcaacgaaatatataaatgtaagcaATTTTGTTTTGGTATAACTTTTCAAAGTTAATCTCACGATTTTTGCCAtgttttttgttacttttttggCACTATTGGACGTGATGTGTTTCATAACATATTTAACAATCCTTCAAAGTAtgccagtttatttttaatggAAGTTAAAAcggcagaaaaataaaaaataaattatttgtaaatatttgatgcAGACTAGATAATAAtctaattatcatatttttatatcaaatctaTTTCCTTCGTTTCTAGATCCAAGTTGCCTTGCAATTAATACAACgctgaaatgtttttatgccGACTTCAATTGCATTTACTCCAAGTTAGTGTATTTCTCATTACTCGGCAAATTGTGTTTCTACGATTATATAGGagctctcatgatttgcgatggtatatgatttttaacacACAAccagttggataaaaatcatataccatcgcaaatcatgagagattcttttaATCGCATGCTTAACCACAAGTTAAACCTCAATCTTTTGTTAAACCTCAATTTTTCTGTAAACATAATTGTGAGCATggaaaaaagttccttgaagattagcaaacaaacatttcattttgtggtatatttttatcaatttataaaaaaaaaacacctgaaCCAGCTCTAAATGCTGCACATTTATAACTCTACGCTtttcaattgaattattttgttactttttcaaTCTACGTCAATAGTCTGCATAAAGCTACTTAATGttaaattatgacgtcatgtggCGTTAGAACACatagtggaatatcaaaaatttatcccatgagtaatatccaccgtatattgagataaacatgtgataatgGACAATATCTTgcaaaaagtaaacatttatcCGATGATAAAAAACATGACCAATTTAATGTCTGATAACATTATTAACGTGAATACAAAATTGATTCTTAGAGTGAATGCATGCAGCAATTCTAATTTCTGGAGAGTCAGACGGAGAGttaatatgttttcattttaaaatagaatattttgagcaaatatgtttcattaaaaataatattaaaaactctattttttataaatcatatttttttggttCTTCTTGACCAGATCTATGATAAACCAAACCAGATATATATTAAACCAAACTAGAGTTATGATAAACGAAACATGCGAAGAAAGCCTTATTTGTGGAATGAAAAATAGCCTCCTCAACTCGTGCAATGTTACGGCTATTGTGATGGCTGTGATATTTGgtataatttctttgatacTGGCCGTTTTGCTAGTGGTATTCATCAAGAGAAGAAACGTtacaatcaaaagaaaaaaaggtaaagacgtgtatttacattttgtgtttGCTTTAACTAAATTCAATAGTGTCATATTATCATCGTTTCTGTAGTTTATCTTTATGAAAAGCAATAGGGCAATGTACGAATCGCCTTCTGTCATAGTAGtattatatataacatataccATATTcatattatcttttattaatgTTTAGGCTTACAAGATTTGGAAAACGGTATGTACGTAATTCATTTCGTTCAACATCATTATGCTATAATTACATTTAGTGTATAATTCCCCTTCTGTTTACAGGGAAATCTGTGACGTTCATTTTTAATAGCTCACCAGCCCTGATCAGGGAGTATGAGTATAAGTAAACATTATCAGGCttttgaatacatttattattgtaCTGAGATCATATGAACCGTTCAAAGTTATGCAACCAATTTGATATGAACTTATAAAAATGGTAGATGAATCATATCTATtcgttaataaaacaaaaatatacttcTCGACAAAGtctatggtattttttttagcaGCGGAAACAaactaaataacatgtaaaTACACGTATGCCTGTTCCATCTTTTATTCATATCCCTGCAAAAAAGAGTATATAATGGCTTTAAAGCGATACAAAAATATGTCATGCAATTAAAAacatcaatataaaaatgaatattaatctttcgaaagtatttttttaaaattccttcaTTCTAATTTAAGTCTTGATAGTCACTGTCAAGAACTAAAGTGTTTTTAAGGTGGTACGGGGCATCTCTTTATATTCATGtttgaatttgaattaaagtacattataatcaaaatactctcagcagtttaaatttaaaattttacaatatttaaccaaaaatgagttttaaatgtttaatgttttggaaaagtaaaactttaaaaatcccCAGCaagaactcatgacttacagattcgaagtgaaccctctaacccactggttttcgctgttaggtgacaatttATGGAAAGAAACTATAAAATGACATTTAATTTGCAATTGattgtttgttttgataattagAACGTCACAACTTAGAGGTGGCCCATACTAACTTAACACCATCGTTTCAAGTAATCATTATGcatgttttggttttttaatcACAGATGAGTAAAAGTAATTGCATGTTTTGTTAGAAGCATTAATCCTCCACAACACGATGCATTTTAGTGAAAATTTATGTTTCTTCATATTCGCGTAAAgtattaaggattaagaaaaacaagagatgtttttaaaacacgtatGCCCCCTTATGAAAATGCTATGGAAACATCTGCGAAGAacatgaacggaaactgcaaataatggAAACTTTCGAATTCCATGGGGCATAACTGTGTCAAAAAATGCTTTATTGTTCCCCAAAAAGCTggattgtatttaaaattaaacttgacctagatatcatTATGATAAAACTGTATACAAAATTCCATTccaatatgtgcatcctctgaaaagaaaatgaacggaaactgcaaattatctgaatttttctacgtccaaggggcttaactctgtcgaaaattgctcaatcGTACCCATTACTGCCTGACGGGTCAAATACAGTACAGAGGTTAAGCAAACCGATGTGTACACGTGAGAACACTAAGTCATCAGTTTTTGTAACGGCGAATTTCGAGTAGCGTTGACAAAAAGGACTGTATTACGTAAATGAAATAACCTTCAATGTTTACTGGAGTTGGTATAGTTTGTTCGTATACCCAGTCTGTTCTCAATGACTAGCACATCTTTATTACACAGTTAGTGTGCAGTAAATGCCAATATGACTGTATTAAGAAACTATCCTCACAAgcaatgtgtttatttttatgtctATTTTTGTAGGAGAAAGCCATCCTCTTCAAGAAGTGAGATTTGAACAATCGGAGATAACTATTGAACCAAACGAAGAAAGAAATGGTAACAGAGCAGTTAAAAAAAGAAGCTATTcttcattttcaataattacaATATAAATATTACCAAAAGATTTGATGCTAAAACCACATGCATATATATTCTCATTGCTGTGGACTCATTAAAAATCGTAGGGGCGAATTTTCATGGTTTGTATAAAATTCACAGGTTCGAGGTTCGATAATTTCGTGTATCCTCTTATAcgtacaaaaggaaatatgactttaaatCCTGATTTATTAATTTGCGGTGGATGTATATTCAAGGATGAGGGATACcaacgaattccacgaaaattgagccaccacaaaatctattgattttacAGTATACCTCTgtatttttctatgtaaaattataaCGAATGTACCTACATTTCATTCATCAATGTACTATTTCATCTAGATAGCCTTTACCGTTAAAGTGTTCGTTCTATTTGCCCAGGGTTAATAGTCATCGTAACTATTTACCAGCAACATTCGATTTCCCTTGCTTTTATGTCGGAACCCCAATCAAGATATCACAGTCGCTACCTCTAAACTCTTACTTGTTCACCATAAAAAAAACTCAGCATCAccgataaataatttttttgttaaaaacgaatacttatacatgtatacttgcaTTGAAGACATAAGCCAATAAATTCTCCTGCTCGATAGCAACTACTTCCCTAGCCTCGGCTTTGCCTTTGGAAACAGCGACAATACATAAATTTTATATGTCAAACAAAcatcaatatgaatataaatattagGTAATAGTTGCTGTTAAGGGGGTAAACTTCCTATTGCTAGTAAATGGGGagataatataaattttatctCTTGCAGACAATGTACATGCGTTGCCTCCGCAACATATTAGTCAACCTCAAAACGCTGCGGATCAATTACCAATATCTTTAGTTGCAGGTgatttttgaacatttcaaTATATGATACATAAATTTAAAGGGCCCCTCTGAATTAATGGATAAAAGTTTACAAagcatttcagagaattttgctttgacttTGACCTGTAACTTAGAAATTTTTCTAACTGGCATAAAACTTTAAGTCCAATCTCATTACCCGTTACATTATATAACGCATGTTTTGTTCCtctgagcaagattaagcaaatGGGATTGACTTGGTTCAAAGTCACTGCACACACTTTACAGAAAAGCTCTACttatgtgaagtatgagccaagTTAGGCTATGTGAAGTATACATAACATATTCAATATCATTGCCTACCCTTTGGCCAAATTAAGGCACCCTGTGGTTGAAGTATGAACCAAATTCGACCAAGGAGAAAGAAGATACGCTACGGATAAGGATTTTTCTTACCATTCTGATATGACTTCACATTTTACCTTGAAACTTGAtttaaggtcactgcacaccctttacccaaaggcactctgtgggtgaagtatgcGCCAATATGGGTCAAAGGGAGAGCAGATATGCTCCGGACAAGAGATCTCAgtcggacagacagacggacggacggttGGACGGACCGATAAACATCACTTTAGGTCGCCAGCAGGGTGGGGCTTTAATAATTCGACCTAAAAGGACACTAGTATATCAAAATACGCCGGTAAAGTTAGACAGCTGGTCAATGATAAATACCATGAAAAATTTGAAGAGAGAATAATTCAATGTCGAGATGTTTTGTATATACCAtagtttttacattttgttttaaaattgcaaaatgtTGACAATGTTTTGTTATTACATTAACATCCGAACAATGATTTGTAAAGGATGggatgtttgggttttttttagacGAAATGCGTCTTATCCAAGTAGCGAATTTTAAGTTATGCTGAAACAGCGTTGTAAATTAATATCAGTAATGCAGTAAAATAACCTCTAATGTTTACATGATTTGGTATTCTTTGTTCGTATACCCAGGTCTGTTTTCAATGACTTGCACTATAAGCGTGCAGATACGACTGTGTGACTGtattaagaaaaattaacatcacaaaaaaatgtgttaaatatgtttatttaagcAGGAGAAAGCCATCCTCTTCAAGAAATGAATTCTGAACACATGGAAATATCTACTGTGTCAAACAAAGAAAGAGATGGTAAAAGAGCAGTTTAAATAAGTAGCTATTTTTCAATTTCGTAAATTCCAATGTTAACAATGATTAAATGCTAAAACCatctgcatatatatatatatatatatatatatatatatatatatatatatatatatatatatatatatatatatatatatatatatataaacacaaagtccgagtaaaacataagcgctttcattttcatcttcagaTGTTTTCAACTAACCTagttgtaaaacatctgaagatgaaaatgaaagcgcttatgttttactcggactttgtgtttttattcatttaagttttctatattttatcCGATCACTGTAACTTTTTCCTGGatttacctatatatatatatatatatatatatatatatatatatatatatatatatatatatatatatatatatatatatatatataaatataagcacaaacattgcaataactctcaaattgacatatacctgcccatagtgaatgatactgacatatatataaagcacagggaaatatatatatatatattactgaGTATACCTCtgtatttttatgtaatattacGATGAATAAACTTTGCTATTTCATCTAGATAGCCTTCACCGTTAAAAATTGTTCGTTCTATTTGCCCAGGGTTAATAGTCATCGTAACTATTTACCAGCAACATTCGATTTACCTTGCTTTTATGTCGGAACTCCTATCAAGATATCAAAGTTGCTACCTCTAAACTGTTACTTGTTTACCATTAATAAAAACTCAGCATCGCCGATAAATAAAggtgtttgttgttgttgttgttgttgttgttgttgttaaaacaaaatacttaTTTACTTGCATTGAGGACATTAGAAAATGTATTGTCCCCCTCGATAGCAACTTTTTCCCTTTGGAAACAGTTGCTGTAGATGGGGTAAACTTTTTATTGCTAGTGAATGGGtggataatatatattttatttcttgcaGACATTGTATTGCCTCCGCAGCATATCAGCCAACCTCAAAACTCGCATCAATTACGAACATCTATAGTTACTGGTGATTTTCCAACGtttcaatatttgatacataaattCGATAAGCATTCACTTGAAGAAGTTGATTCCAATGGGTTCAATTGTTTACATTCCGCTGCAAAAGGCGGTAATTTGAGCATTTTCAAAAGGATATGCAATATGGGAGTTTCCGTTGAGAAAAAAACAAACGATGGATCAAATATCTTGCACATTGCGGCACAACACGGATGTTACCCAATTTGtgaatatattttagaaaactATGCAGCTTTGTTTTCTCTAAAAGACAACCTTGGTATGAATCCTGCACACTATGCAGCAAATGCTGGTCAATATCATATTCTTGATCTCATGTTGAAACAAGGTTGTGATTTATTTGCCGAAGATGAGAAAAATAACGAAAATATAGTTCATTTGGCGTGTATGGTAGGAAGCTTGGAAGTGTGCCAATTTGTAAAGGCTAACAAAAATCTGGAGAAACTACTGCATGCTAAAAACGGCGGAGGTTGGAATTCTATTCAGTATGCGACAAAAAATGGACATCTTGATATAGTGAAATTTCTTCTCGAGAATGGCGTTGATGTTAAaaacaaatccaaaaaaatcGGCAAAAATTGTCTTCACACAGCATGTGAGTTTGGCAAACATGAAATATGCGAGTATATCATAAGTAAAGCACCAAACCTTATAACCGATACCGACTCTAGCGGACAACATGCGGGACATTACGCAGCAAAGAATGGACATACTGATATACTACAGCTGTTGATAAACGTCGATAAATATGCCATGCAAAGACCATCTCATGACAAAATAAATATCCTCCATGTCGCGTGCGAAAATGCACATTATGATATGGTTGTGAAAATTGCCAAGGTTTTTCCGTTTATGGTAAAGGAAATTACAGAGAAAGGTTGGAATGCAGCACTTTTCATCACCGATAAAGCTGATGCAGAAGAAGAAAGAATCAAGATATTGAAACATCTCCTTGATCACGGCCTTGATGTATATCGTGTATCAAAGTCAGGAAAAACTATTCTCGTGAATGCACGCAAAAACAACTTAAAAGATATTGAACAGTACTTGTCACAACAGTTTCCGAACTTAATAGGTTTAAGGagacaaatttcatttcaataaaaagtagtttgaatatacatgtatatttacacaCACCCCTTACTATCATACTTATGTCCTTATTTGATcatactgtttattttttattagattttgaCGTCCCTATTGtctaaatttcaataaatagaTGTCGTAGTTTTAGCCACTTCTTTAGCAAAATGATgtggtttgttttgttaaaatatgatCAAATAGTCTTTTAAATCTCACAAATTAAGTAAAACTTCTTCTAAaagaagtaaaataataagcaCTATAAATTATTGCTGtgtttcaaacttttttaaaggaagGACTTTGGAATAgttaaaaaattactttgttggttcaaaattgataaacCTATCGAATTGTCACTAGATGgaatttcaaaacttttcaaatGATGGAGAGATATCGTTATTAAAATTAAGAAGTAGAACTTTTCGGGTCTTGTTAATCAGTGCTGCAAGTGAAATGTTATCTACAATGTAACTGTCATTTCCCGATACACATGTTTGTTGCAATATTTTCATCAACGAATTATCATGaaacattatttgtttttgtttaatcagtGGTAGACCCATTGATTTTGATACAATCTACTAATGAGAACGTCCTTGTTGATTACATGTAACCAACTGAAATATGCTCatattatatatcataatatGATCATTATAAATGTTTACTATTCACAGGTATTAATATTTTCACTTTCAACGTTTTGGTAGCATAACTTTTATTCGGTAACAGAACTGCTAAGAGAAACATATTGCTTTGGACTCTGTTGATGGTCTTACACAAGGTTTTGTTAGACGACTCCAATATTTCAgtatatatgaaatttattaaCACCATTGCCAATACTTGAACTAGATTTAGGTTAAGGAAACCTTcatatcttgttgatttcaaacaaGCATCGGATACAGTGTGGAGACCTGTTCTTGTTCATAAGCTTAAAATAACATCAACGAGGATGCTGTTTTAATTTATAGAATTATTACTGAATGGTTCATTGTACTATTGTAtgtgcaatattttaaaaaatgtgc
This genomic interval carries:
- the LOC117682385 gene encoding putative ankyrin repeat protein RF_0381 isoform X7; this encodes MDCSQYYITICLVILSTLTSSMSEYAFQIFSVKHCPSSEEGWGMASSRLGCNSTHGYQCVPNKHLTSLIEFCYPRGVNILFEKDPSCLAINTTLKCFYADFNCIYSKSMINQTRYILNQTRVMINETCEESLICGMKNSLLNSCNVTAIVMAVIFGIISLILAVLLVVFIKRRNVTIKRKKGLQDLENGESHPLQEVRFEQSEITIEPNEERNDNVHALPPQHISQPQNAADQLPISLVADIVLPPQHISQPQNSHQLRTSIVTGDFPTFQYLIHKFDKHSLEEVDSNGFNCLHSAAKGGNLSIFKRICNMGVSVEKKTNDGSNILHIAAQHGCYPICEYILENYAALFSLKDNLGMNPAHYAANAGQYHILDLMLKQGCDLFAEDEKNNENIVHLACMVGSLEVCQFVKANKNLEKLLHAKNGGGWNSIQYATKNGHLDIVKFLLENGVDVKNKSKKIGKNCLHTACEFGKHEICEYIISKAPNLITDTDSSGQHAGHYAAKNGHTDILQLLINVDKYAMQRPSHDKINILHVACENAHYDMVVKIAKVFPFMVKEITEKGWNAALFITDKADAEEERIKILKHLLDHGLDVYRVSKSGKTILVNARKNNLKDIEQYLSQQFPNLIGLRRQISFQ